The Malus domestica chromosome 08, GDT2T_hap1 genomic interval AAAGCAGAAGTCCGAAGCGTCTCTTGAGTTTCATCTGCCGGTTTTCTCCTTGGAACACTAAGGACAAAAGCTGCCTGATCCCAAGTTGCTGCAGTTGACGTGATGCGGTAACCATTATCCCACCTtcgatgaatgccttcacttggATAGAGAAAATCTAGTTCCACAACCTAAAATAGCTCATTTCAAGGGAGGCAAAATACAATTATCAGCTATATTTTCTCCACACCAACGTGCATATCAATAGATAGGATATTTGGTAATCCAAATAAAACCTGTTCAGAAAATCCAGCACCGCGGGACATAACAATAGCCCATCTACTCCCAGCAGTTGCCATTGCTGTAACATGAAATCCTTCCCTCCATTTCTTATTAATCCACTTGAAAGGAAATGACTCGCTGACTTTATAGGACTGCTGTAAGTATTGGGTCCCTGTATAAAGCAATAGAGGACCAGTTAGACATTTAGACTTGCAATGCAGCTCTACAGAACCACAGATGCACAATTAGATTGACAAGGTAGCTCTACAGAACCACAGATGCTTAGACTAACCTTTAGACATTACAACTAAAGAGCTTCCATTGTTTGCTCCTGCTATCGCACTAATATAGTAATTCTTGTCCCACTGCTCCATAATCCATTCCTTTAAAACAGAGAAATATTATGATGATGTGTTCATTTAAACAAGAAATAGTCATAATCGTCTATGTACCGTAAtctaaaagagaaaaaaatccaCTGATATAAACAACAATGCTTGTTGCAAGCTGAGTTTCAACGTCATAAGACAACCATTCTTGATATGACGGATCACTAACCTTATGCAGAAAATATGGAGAGAGTTCATAAACTTGGGCACTGAAGCCAGTGCCAGCATCCATAATAAGAGCCCAAAGATTTGAACAGGAAGCCACACTGCTAATAAATAACCCATCTTCATTTCCTTTCTCAATGTGCTGGGGGAGCCTCACATCTGCAACATTATAGTGATATCTACAACAAATGAAAACATAAACTTATAGGTCAAAtttgaatttataaattccaGTGTAAGAATTCTAAGGATATACAAATTCTAAGGATATACCTTTGCTTCATAGGCCTACGAGCATTGTATACACTAATCCATTGGGTTGCAGGCATCCCCATACGAATCTTCTTATTTGGTTGCTCATCATCCTCTTCCTCCATGGTCAATCTTGCTCTCTTTTGTCCAACTTGGCATATAAGCTTTCCAATGCAAGAAGTATAAGTTAGCTGAACTCCAAATGAAGATCTATAACTAACATCCATAAAACATAGTCTGCATAGATGCAAGAACATTCAAAATACCTTCTGAGCACCATCAGTATTTATTGGCCTGACATCTGGGTTTGGGCCAACAATTCCATCAAAAAGGGATATATACTTTGCATAGTTTGGTTCTTCGTCAAACTTCAAATTCACCACATACTCAACAAATTGTCGGAATGGCTGAGGGCAGAGGCAACACAAAGTTTCTGGGGAAGTGGCCATCTTTTTCTTGCAGACAAGAAATCCTTTATTTTCCCCCTAAAAAATATAGTGTATTTGTGTTAGAATGGCATACATAATCAGATACAAGCATAAGCATACACAAATTTTGAAATTATCAACCTGATATCCTTGCCATGGCAACCGACCACGAAGAAGAAATATCAGGGTGTAAGCTAGAGATTCCAAGTCATCTCTCCTGCTACCAGTTCTACCAAGATGAGCATGCACACTAGCATACCGCACCGTTCCCCTGCAGCACATTAATGATCAGTATACCAATAAGTAAAATCTCTTTGTGTTTTTGGATTACTTGCAAAGATCGTCATATTTACAGtcaaataattaatcaatgTTTATTTCACCTGAAAACATCTGGACGTTGATCATAGTCGACATGCAGACCAGTCGAATCTCGCCACCTGGTGGCTGTCACGTAAAAACAGGCAATGAGATGACAACGCATTAGGTAAATTAACTTGACAAGTGATTTCAGCTGTAAGGAGATTCTATAACAATGACTTACCTAGTCCAAGGTCAACAAGAAACAGCTTCTTCTCCTCAGCAGTTCCAGGGGGGCCAAGCAAAAAGTTCTCAGGTTTTACATCCCCATGTACATAACTGTCATCAACATCATCACAGAGATTATGAAGCCAGGTACATTGCAATCTATAACTATATTGAAAGAAATTCTGAAATAAAATATCACCCTCTAGAGTGCATCTTCTCCAATATGGATATTCCCTCAATGGCAATACATGCAACCATTTCAATTGACATCCTGAAATTTAAAAGGTAGGAGTGTCAGATAGGCAGACAGTGTTAAGTGTTGCAAGCAAACAGTAaggtgaaaaatgaaaatcttTTTAACAGGGTTGACATTTTCATTATAAAGACAGGAAGAACTTACGTGTGCGAGCTGTTATTCCAGACATCCCACAAACTAGGCCCAAGCATATCCATCACCTGTATACCGAGTAGGGTTGATTTATAATTCTGAAACTACGCTAATTAGGAACTACACCTAAAATGAAATTTAAGCAAACAACTCATACCATGATATAGTAGTCAGCTTGCCGACCCTTATAATGAACCCTTGGCACCCCATGACTACCGCCAAGTGCACTGGATAGACATACGATTAAGTGGGTCACAATACAAGACAGTGAGGGTGAGAAAGTGATATCTATCCATCAAACATATTACAAGAGAAAAGGGAGCCTCTTACTTGTAAATCTGCCATTCATGAGGTGGACCATAATTACATCCTTTGCTACTTCTATGCTCAAATTTCAAAGCAACCTAGATGAAACAGATATGTTAATACAAACCCGACATAACACTTGTTTTCTTTCCAGAAAACAGATTATTCAATGATGTTACGCCACAAGGGGACATAAAAAAGATGACTGCACACCTCAACAGCTCCAGGGCCGGCCCCCATGCGTCGACCAACATATACTTGACCAAAGCCTCCTTTCCCCAATTTCTTCTCTATTTTGTATACCGGGGAACCACCAACCTGGACCTGTTGTCAATAAATCCGGGAACGAACAAAATTGTCAAAAAGAATACAATGAAATGCTAATCAAATATTTCCCAGCTGAAGCACATACTATTACGAAGCAAACTGCATTTTGCTGCCACTTCCCCACTCACAAAGAGTTCATTGCCCACTTAAGTAAATGAAAAACAGATATACAAATACCACATTCCCCCCCATCCCACTCGAAATAAGAACAGCGAATGCGAGACTTTCAAGACCTTCCTCAAAGTTAATAGCTTATACGACTTAAACGTGGAAATAAAGACTGAGACTTTGAATGGAACAAACAAAATACACAAAAAgtctctctttttctccttccCTCAGCCCACACATGatccaaacaaaaacccaacaaaaaaaaaattgaaaaaaaaatcaaagaataatATTtagatataatttttttttaaataaagtgAAATGGAATGCAGGCAGTGAACAAAAAGAGTGACCTTCTCGGGAATAGGAGCTGCGCCCTCATCGTCAGCTCCGGGACCCTTATCGCCACTGCGGCCGCCGCTATCGTACTCGTCCATGGCTCTCTCACCAGCCTCCTCCTTAAACGACCTCTTTTCAATCACCGGACCACCCTCGGCCCTCCTACGCTTGCCGGCACCAGCTACCTTCTTTTCCTTCTGATTATTAATCTGTTTCT includes:
- the LOC103441148 gene encoding casein kinase 1-like protein HD16, coding for MPELRPRRNRAPDNPDPNRNPHPIIKTPPRKATVRTRQNKKNNNNQKKKQINNQKEKKVAGAGKRRRAEGGPVIEKRSFKEEAGERAMDEYDSGGRSGDKGPGADDEGAAPIPEKVQVGGSPVYKIEKKLGKGGFGQVYVGRRMGAGPGAVEVALKFEHRSSKGCNYGPPHEWQIYNALGGSHGVPRVHYKGRQADYYIMVMDMLGPSLWDVWNNSSHTMSIEMVACIAIEGISILEKMHSRGYVHGDVKPENFLLGPPGTAEEKKLFLVDLGLATRWRDSTGLHVDYDQRPDVFRGTVRYASVHAHLGRTGSRRDDLESLAYTLIFLLRGRLPWQGYQGENKGFLVCKKKMATSPETLCCLCPQPFRQFVEYVVNLKFDEEPNYAKYISLFDGIVGPNPDVRPINTDGAQKLICQVGQKRARLTMEEEDDEQPNKKIRMGMPATQWISVYNARRPMKQRYHYNVADVRLPQHIEKGNEDGLFISSVASCSNLWALIMDAGTGFSAQVYELSPYFLHKEWIMEQWDKNYYISAIAGANNGSSLVVMSKGTQYLQQSYKVSESFPFKWINKKWREGFHVTAMATAGSRWAIVMSRGAGFSEQVVELDFLYPSEGIHRRWDNGYRITSTAATWDQAAFVLSVPRRKPADETQETLRTSAFPSTHVKEKWGKNLYIASICYGRTVS